A section of the Delphinus delphis chromosome 1, mDelDel1.2, whole genome shotgun sequence genome encodes:
- the LOC132424163 gene encoding Golgi-associated RAB2 interactor protein 4-like, whose product MSGDSLLPYHTAQSSTGVGLFNTTTGKLQQQLRKGEYHIFKDAPVFESDFIQITKRGDLIDVHNCVCMVTVGITSSSPVLPLPDTMLLARCATGCEEHAEHSQAAKGKSHEAAKTLELTRLLPLTLVSISTHNREKQQLHVRFATGRSWYLQLCAPLDAQEDLFTSWEELIYLLRPPVEGLSCTYAVPAWDMICMPVFEEEDDGRSPAVEDFQGKWDQDQVSICRLHTCSELAGATSVAFAGGEGIQLDSHKPDTMPDVATAKAKPTVLDKASASRATTKVETAGVAGGTAAGALSVAVIKSPAPEEQSTATAATASNGPGGSKASIATGGTARTSLRSRKTVLSSGYASSTSTSLSPEAGVTVVGAEPTGKTAEGRADKEDEGTLVSTLPQEGKVSEQDGSSQRVSQARKGRRERREHWGEDRALTSPSLCSSVESHHKAAGNKTIQKAAGPCSGGRRATRDDQKDKGHGSPGGSEQGTAHKGISRAPITNESRTSHKSGRSLSTASSGPTTERLSRISSFFRNVRASLTAKTVASSRDKYVSILAKPVEGIRMEAIVETAESGQGLEITGGVTSDTMEPVTAEAHQ is encoded by the exons ATGAGTGGGGACTCTCTGCTCCCCTATCACACGGCCCAGAGCAGCACCGGGGTGGGCCTGTTCAACACCACCACGGGGAAGCTGCAGCAGCAACTGCGCAAGGGCGAATACCACATATTCAAGGACGCACCGGTATTCGAGAGCGACTTTATCCAGATCACGAAGAGGGGAGACCTGATTGACGTGCACAACTGTGTCTGCATGGTGACCGTGGGCATCACATCCAGCAGCCCCGTCCTCCCACTCCCAGACACCATGCTGCTGGCCCGATGCGCCACCGGCTGTGAAGAGCACGCTGAGCACAGCCAGGCCGCCAAGGGCAAGAGCCACGAGGCTGCAAAGACCTTAGAGCTCACCAGGCTCCTGCCCTTGACACTCGTGAGCATCTCCACTCACAATCGTGAGAAACAACAGCTGCACGTGAGGTTTGCCACTGGCCGCTCCTGGTACCTGCAGCTGTGTGCCCCTCTGGACGCGCAGGAAGACCTCTTCACCTCTTGGGAAGAGCTGATTTACCTCCTGCGACCACCAGTGGAGGGTCTCAGCTGCACCTACGCCGTTCCAGCCTGGGACATGATCTGCATGCCTGTGTTCGAGGAGGAGGACGACGGCAGGAGCCCGGCAGTGGAGGATTTCCAAGGAAAGTGGGATCAGGACCAGGTGAGCATCTGCAGGCTCCACACGTGCTCTGAGCTGGCCGGGGCCACGTCCGTAGCTTTTGCTGGTGGGGAGGGGATCCAACTGGACTCCCACAAGCCCGATACCATGCCCGATGTGGCCACTGCAAAAGCAAAACCTACAGTGCTTGACAAAGCGTCAGCATCGCGGGCAACGACAAAGGTGGAGACAGCAGGGGTGGCAGGAGGCACCGCAGCGGGTGCTTTGAGCGTGGCAGTGATCAAGTCTCCTGCCCCTGAAGAGCAGAGCACGGCCACAGCAGCCACAGCCAGCAACGGTCCAGGAGGAAGCAAAGCCAGCATAGCCACTGGGGGCACTGCCAGAACATCCCTGAGGAGCAGGAAAACGGTGCT CTCTTCAGGGTATGCTTCCAGCACGTCCACCAGCCTCTCCCCAGAGGCCGGCGTGACTGTGGTCGGAGCAGAACCCACCGGCAAGACTGCTGAAGGAAGAGCCGACAAGGAGGACGAGGGGACCCTCGTCTCAACCTTGCCACAGGAAGGCAAAGTGAGTGAACAGGATGGCAGCTCACAGAGGGTGTCCCAGGCCcgcaagggaagaagggagagaagggagcacTGGGGAGAGGACAGAGCTCTTACGAGCCCCTCGCTCTGCAGTTCAGTGGAAAGCCACCACAAGGCAGCGGGGAACAAGACCATCCAGAAAGCAGCTGGCCCGTGCTCAGGCGGCCGCAGAGCCACTAGAGATGACCAAAAGGACAAAGGCCACGGCAGCCCGGGGGGCAGCGAGCAGGGCACTGCTCACAAAGGCATCAGCCGTGCTCCCATCACCAACGAGTCCAGGACCTCGCACAAATCGGGCAGGAGCTTATCTACAGCGAGTTCAGGTCCCACCACCGAGAGACTCAGCAGGATCAGCTCTTTCTTCAGGAACGTCAGAGCCAGTCTCACTGCAAAGACAGTGGCCTCCTCACGCGATAAATATGTGAGCATCCTGGCGAAGCCAGTGGAAGGGATCCGAATGGAGGCCATTGTAGAGACAGCAGAGAgtggccaggggctggagatCACTGGAGGTGTGACATCTGACACCATGGAGCCAGTGACCGCTGAAGCCCATCAATAG